A stretch of DNA from Henriciella sp. AS95:
GGCAGATTCTGCAGTCATGGTGCTGGACGCCGCCAAAGGCATCGAGCCGCAGACGCTGAAACTGTTTGAAGTCTGCCGGATGCGCGACATCCCGATCATCACCTTCATCAACAAGATGGACCGTGAAGCGCTCGACCCGCTGGAACTGCTCGACGAGATCCAGGACAAGCTGCAACTCGACACCTCGCCGCTCTACTGGCCAGCTGCGTCCGGCCAGCGCTTTGCCGGCATGAAGGATCTGCGCAAGGGCGACTTTGTTTCCTATCTCAAGAAGACTGCGGACCAGAATATGGAGCCGGGGCCAAGCACGCGCGTCGGTATGCAGGAAGCGCGCGGGACGCTCGACACAATGGTCATGGACGAGTTGGAGGAGGGCGCTGACCTCGCCTCCGAAGCCTTGCCGGACTTTGACGAGCAAGCCTTCCGAGAGGGCCATATGACGCCCGTCGTCTTCGGCTCCGCGCTTCGTCACTTCGGCGTCAATGAGCTGCTCTCGACGCTGGCCGAGTTCGCGCCCGCTCCGCGCCCGCAATCGGCCGAGAAGAAGGGCGAGAAAGTCACGATCGAGCGCTCTGACAAGGGCGTCGCGGGCTTCGTCTTCAAGATCCAGGCGAATATGGACCCGAACCACCGCGACCGCGTCGCTTTCCTGCGTCTCTGCTCAGGCGAGTTCAAGCGCGGCATGCGCCTCAAGACGACCGAGAACAAGCAACTCAATATCCACAATCCGCTGATGTTCCTCGCCCAGGACCGTGAGATTGCCGAGACAGCCTATGCAGGCGATGTGATCGGCGTGCCGAACCATGGCCAGCTGCGCGTCGGTGACAGCCTGTCCGAGAATGGCGACATCAAGTTCAAGGGCATTCCGAACTTCGCGCCGGAAATCCTGCGCCGGGCGCGTCCGAAGGACCCGATGAAATCCAAACACCTTCGCAAGGCGCTCGAAAGTCTGGCCGAGGAGGGCGTCACCCAGCTTTTCATCCCGGCACTCGGCTCGGACATGATTGTCGGCGCGGTCGGCTCGCTTCAGATCGATGTGATGGCAGAGCGCGTCGCCGCCGAATACAATCTCGAAGTCGTGTTCGAACAGGCCACCTACAATGTCGCGCGCTGGATATCGTCAGACGACCCGGAAAAGCTGGAAGCCTTCCTTGAAAAGAACCGTGGCACCACGGGCACCGATCTTGATGGCGCGCCCGTTTACCTCGCCAAGAATGCCTGGGATGTCGGCTACGCGCAGGAAAAGAACCCCGACCTCAAATTCACCGCGACCAAGGAACGGATGGTCTGAGCAACTGATCGTTCAGCGCGGATTCAGCTGCGCTGGACAAGGCTCGCCGATCAGGTGAACATGCGGTCCAGACCGAACGTGTGACCGATCGGACGAAGGGAATATGCGATGATCAGGTTCCTCTCCTTATTGTTGATACTGGCAGGCATCGGCTTCGTCGCCTGGGGCGGGCTTCGCTATTACAAAGGCGAAACGGGCGCCTCGCCTGAAATATCCGAAGCGAGCACATCGGCGCCGGCCGAAATGGCGAGAGAGCGAACGCCTGGTGCGCCAGTTGAAGCCTTTGTGGCCGACGATGAGGATACGTTTTCGACCGCCAGTACCCGCAGCAGCATGATGAGCCGCTTGCGGACCGTCCCTATCGCGCATGAGACGCCCTCGTCCGCGCGCTACAATCGAAGCTTCGAGGTCACTGTCGCGATCGATGCGACCGGGGACAGCACAGCGGTCGATGCGCTTCCAGGCGAAGGCAATATCGTCGAGGGTGAGGCGCAGGTTCTGGAGAAGGCGCAGGCCATTCTGTCCGGGCCAGCCTTTGACATCCAGGCCATTTCGCCATCCATCCAGACCGTCTCTCCCGTCACTGAAAATGTCTGGCGCTGGAAAGTGACCCCGCTGGAAACCGGTGTGCAGACCCTACGGATCGAGCTTTTCGCGCTTGAAAACAATGAAGCGCTGCCGATCAGAACCTTCTCTGACAGTGTCGAGGTGAAGGTCTCCCGCCTTGGACAGGTCATCGCTGCGGCGGACCAGTTCGACCCACTGTTCATGGTGCTCGGCGGTGTCGGCTCCCTCTTGGCTGGCCTGTTCGGTGTTGCCCGCTTCTTTCGCGGAAAATAGCGCTGACCTGAACCCTGTATGATCAGGCCTTCAGGAACCGCTCGATCTCCTCGATGAAGATCTTCGAGGCCGGTTCGCGGCCTAGCAGCAGGTGGTTGTTGCTTTCCAGCGTCAGGAATTCGGCGTTTGGCAGCTCAGCGGCAATCTGCTTGCCGGATGCGATCGGAATGCGCATGTCGCCGCGGCAATGAATGACGAGCGTCGGCGCTTGCACGTCCTTGAGACGATCGCGCACATCAAGCAGGGAAAAGGCTTCAAGAAACCGGACCGCATTCTCGGGCGACGTCGTGTTTTTCTGGAATTCGTCAAACCAGGCGAGTTCTTCGGCTGTCGCGTCCGGCATGAAGGTGCGCGAGAACACATGCCGGTAGGCCGGATTTTGCCGGCCCCACCCGGTTTCGGTCAGCACCATCATGGCTTCGCGCTCCTTGGCCTCTTCGGGGGTCGCCGTGTGCCGCCAACCGGCCGTATATCCGCCGAACAGGATGAGGTGTGAGACCTTGTCGGGATGGCGCGCCGCGTATTCGATGGAGACGGCCGCGCCCTGGCTGATGCCCAGCAATGGAAATTTTTCAAGGCCAGCCGCATCGACGATCCGTTCGAGGTCGCTGACGAACGTCTCGAAGCTGATATCCGGCACGTCCCAGTCGGACAGCCCGCATCCGCGTTCATCATATCGGACGAAATTGAACGTGGTCGCCAGTTGACGGAAGAGCGGGCTCCAGATCGGCGCTTCCCAGTCCAGTTCGAGGTGTGACAGCCAATTGGCCGCCTTGACCAGCGGTGGATTGGACTCGCTGCCAACGCTCGCCCACGCAAGCAGGGCATTGTCTTCAGTCTTGGCAAAACGAATGGACTGGGTCGGGACGAGAACGCCGTCAGGCGTATCGGTTGAGGCGGTGTTGGCGATGGGCGCGATGCTGCTTTCGGAAGGGGAGGAGAATGAGGGCGCGTCCAGCCCCTGCGCTTCAAAGGCCTGATGCAAGTCTTCAGCCAGCGCGTCAGCTTCCCGTTCTCGTCCCAGTCCGCGCCGGGCGTCGACCGCATATGCAGCCGCGATGGGGTCGAAAGGGGCGTCCTGCAGCCACCTGTCGGCCCATCGCTCCGAGGCTTCGGGGGGCAGGTCAGGACAGACCGCCAGGCGGCGCGCAAGACGCACACGCAGCCTGATGACTTCATTTCGTTGCTGGGACAGCCATGCCGAAAACCCGGGCTGGTTGGGCAGCTCGCAATCTTCCAGCAACTCGGATTCGGTCATCTCCCAGGCCTCGATGAGGTCTTCCGGGCGCGCCTCATTGCCGTTCGCGATGTCTCGCATTTTCAGGAAATCGATGTCCACGCCTTCAATGTCGAACTGAACCCGTTCGCGGTCTGCAACAATCCGCGTGACATCATCGCGGTCGAACACGCTGCGGAGTTTGCTCAAGGACCAGCGCAGGGCGCCACGCGGATCGTCCGGCAGATCCCAGAGAAGGTCACATAAACGCTCGCGTCTGTGCAGTCGTCCAGTCATCGCCAGATAGGCCAGCAATGCACGCGTCTTGCGGGAGGCAGGCAGCGCCACGTCTTCGCCCCCTGCAATTACGCGCACGGGACCAAACACCTGAATGGTGAGCTTGCTCATCTTCAATCTCTAATGGCTGTTGGCCTGCACCCGGAATCGCAGCCGGTTGTCACCGAGCTGCTTGTCCCGCTTCCTTCAGCCTTTACCACAGATTGGCGCGGGCTTGGGACAAAAAAGAACCCTGCGATGAGCGCAGGGCGCCTGGCATTTGGAGATTGGCTGTCCGGTCACGAGATCGTTTCCGGACCAACTGACTGAGCAGGCCAGTCAACCGAATGCCCGTCATCTCTCGCTGGATGAAATAGCCTTGCGCCTGTTCGGCGTACTCCGCTTCGTGAAGGGTCGCTAGCAGGAGAGGATGCGCCGGACGGACCTGCGGGACAGGGATGCGGTGCGATCTTTCAGACTAGCTGTCTTCCCGCTCACTTGCCGCGCGTTTCTCGTTTTCGTCTGAGGCCGGTTTGCTCTGGCCGCTGTCATCCTCTTTACCCTGGCGCTGACGGCCAAGGCCCTCTGGTGCGTCTGGCCAGTCGAAATGGATATCGCGCTGCGGGAAGGGGATCGTGATGCCTTCGCGCTCGAACACCCGCGCGATCTCGTGGCGAACTTCGCTGGGCGCGACCACGATGTGGTCTGCAACGATAAAGGCGCGCAGTTCGAAATTCACCGAGCTGTCGGCAAAATCTTTGAACACGACATAGGGCTGCGGGTATTTGTGGATGTACTGGACCGACTCTGCGATCTCCAGGAGCAGCTTCTCGACCTTGCGCGTGTCGCTGCCATACTTCACGCCCACGGCGATCGCGACGCGCATGACGTCGCTCTTATGGGTCCAGTTGCCGAAGGAATTGCTGACAAGTTCCGCATTCGGAACGATGATCGAACGACGGTCGAAGGTCAGGACTTCGGTCGCACGCACATTGATCTTCTGCACAGTGCCTTCGCCCGACGGGGTGACGATCCAGTCGCCAATCTTGAAGGGCCTCTCGAACAGCAGGATCAGGCCGGCGACGAAGTTGCTTACGATACTCTGCAGGCCGAACCCGATGCCTACAGAGAGCGCACCGGCAATGATCGCAAGGCTCGAAAGATCGAAGCCGATCACACCGACGGCTGATATGATGGCGATGATGACGCCGGCATAGCCGAGCAGCGTGACAAGTGAGTTGGCCGCGCCGCTGCTGATGTGGGACTTGGGCAGGATCTGGCGCTCCAGCGTGCGCTGGATGAGGCGGGTCGCCAGCATGATCGCAAACACGGTGAACAGGGCTGAGAGGATTCCGCCGATGGAAATGCGCTGCCCGGCGATGTCAAATCCGGACAGGATTTGCTTGATCTCGGTCCAGAGCTCGGCCGGCGGCATGCCAAAAGCCAGGGCCAGAAATGGTGGCAGGGCCAGGATAACGATCGTGTCGACACTGCTCTTGATCCAGAATTCCGAGTTGATCAGGCTCGTATCGTCGTCTGCCTCATCCTGCTCCCGCGCGGATGCGTAACGGCGCTTTTCAACGACGCCGGATAGCATTTTGAGCGCTGCGGCCCGGACGAATTCGCGCACGAGGATCGCGATCATGAGAACGATCGAAACCAGAACAATGCGTTCGACAATATAGCCCGAGAGGAAGTGATACCCTGCAAGGGACGTCACCACGACTGTGAAGGCAAGAAGCAGAATGAGCCAGCGAATAACAATGCGCACCGTCGATTTTCCGGTGTCTGTTTTCGCTCTCAGCTTGATGGCAAGCCAGACGAGCAGGCCCCCCGTCAGCAGGGCAAAGCAGAACGTGCGCAGGGCTGTGAGCGCACTCCCTGGTGAGGCCAGCACGCCGGTCGCTGTAAAAACGGAGTCCGCGGCAAAGGCGACAACAAGAATAAGAAAGGAGATGGAAATGGCCCGCGCCGTCTCATCGCCGACACCGATGAGGCGGAAGGCTGTTGTGCGCGGTGCCATGACGGAGGATACGAGGGCGCGCATGCAGAGAACCGCGATCATGACGAATGCTATAGATTGTCCGGCGGGCGTGTCGAACAGCTTTATGCCGAACAGATAGCCGACGCCTGCAATCGCCAGAACCACAGCAAAAGCCGTTGAGAAGCGCAGCAGGAAGCTCGTCATGGCCAGCGTTGCCACAGTCTGACGGCTCGGACGCCTTTGGGTGTTTCGCTTGGTCTCCCAGCGATAGAAGGCTCTGTACAGCAGCATCAGCCCGCCCAGCAGGACGAAGGATACGAGAGACAGGATCAGCACGGGGTAGGGCGCACCCCGATCTATCTGCGACTGTCGCCAGGCGCTCGCCTGCCGCAAGATATGGTTCCAGACATCGTCGACCGTCTGGAGGCCCTCAACCCACACAGCAGGACGAACCGGTGAGAGGCCGCGCTCCGCCACGGATGAGACGAATGCCGTCTCGCGTTCTTGTGTAATCTGGTCAGAAAGCCGGCTGGCATCAATTGCAAGGAGACGGGCATCCGCAGCCGCGATGCTCGCGCGGCGCTGAAGCTCCCGATAGGGAGCGGTCACGCCGGAAAGCTCGCTGCTCGCGAGGCGGTCCGGCTCGCTTGTGTCTGCGGCGGGGCTCTCATTGCTCGCCGTCTCGCCTGACTGCGAGGCGTCGGCTGTCTCACGCTTTCCGGGCAGGAGATCCGCGACCGCGTCCAGTGCTTCCTGCGACTGGGTCCGGATGGTCATCGCGCGTTGTTCGAGCGTGCCGAGCTCATCTCGGATACTCGATAATCGGAAGATCCTGCTGCCGAGGGCGCTGTTGTCATCGACCGCCTCTTCGGCTTCTGACAGGTCTTGGATTTCGCCTGCAATGGCATCCAGCCGTGTTTCGATTTCCGATAGCCGTTCCAGCGCCCCATCACTGATTGTCGACTGGCCGAAAGCGGGCATTGCCAGCATGAGGGCGAAGAGGAAAACCAGACCGTTGATCACCTTCAGGGCTGATCTCATCGGTATCATCGTCTTTCGCGTCTGTTCGGGTGGGGCTCGGGCTTGGCTCCGGACTTCTCTAAAGCGTCAGTTGTCTGTTTGAAACCATTTTGCTGCGCTGGCCTCAAACCGGCAGCGCACCTTCCAAAAGATCACGACCTACTTGATGTCCGTGGCGCGAACAGCCAATTGCTGCGTCTATATGACGACGAAGACTTCGTTCTCGTTGCCGATCACCATGACGGGCGACCCCATTGGCAAGCCTGGCAAGCTTATCCGAGCGCAGCATCAATCAGCAGGAACGCGGCCAGCCGAGGGCTTGCTGATTTCGATGAATGACAGGTCTTGTCGAGCGCCATCAGGGCGTCCGGCTCTTCCATGGTGAGGAATTCGCGGGCCATCGCCATCAGCTGGCGGTCTGCGTCGAGGCGTTTCTGGACGCGCTGGACCTGCCGGGCGGCGGCATCGACAATCGCTTTGCGACGCATGCCTTCGCTCTTGCGGGCGGCATTGGCGATCCGCTTCTTGTCGCGTGGACGGAAGATTTCCGACAGTCGGATACCTGAATCCAGAAGCCGGTGGATAATCTCTTCGGCGTTTTCTTCACGCGGGAGAGGGGCCTGCTCGTCACGTTCCATGTCCGCGATGATGTCGCGCCACTGTTGGCTATCGGCGCGTGTCTCGGCCGCTGGAGCCGGCGGTGTCTGAATCTCGGTTTCGACGTCAGGTTCGATGTCGATCTCGATCTCCGGTTCGGCCTCTGCATCTGCGATCATGTCAGTGTCTTCGTCTTCGGCGAAGTCTTCAGCGGCGGCAAGATTGGCGGCCTGACGACCCCCGACAGGTTTCAGATAGCCCGGCGTGCGATCGCTGGCCCGGCGGCGAAACTGCACCGGTTCATTGGCCACAGGCGATCCCTCGACCTCATTTTCATTGTCGGCTTCGACCTTTGGTGTCGCCGCTGGTGTTTCGGGGGCCCGGCTGGCGCGAGGCTCGTCCTGGTCTTCGAACAGCTCGGTGTCATCGCGGTTTTGCGCAGGCGGCCTGTCATCGGTGCGAGCCGTCGTTTGGGCCGGCTCGTCAAACACATCGTCATCCTCAAGCGTTGGCTGGGATGGTCCGCGCTGAGCCGCAGGACGGGCAGCGTCACGCCGCGTCTCTTCATGCAGATAAGGATCTGGAGAAACTTCCAGTCGTGAACCGCGGATCTGCTCATCGCTCATGCCGGTTTCGTGCTTGAGCTGGCGCGCCGCTGACGTCGCATCGAGGCTGGCAGTTTTCAGCGCGGCAAGCGAGCGTGCGGCCTTTTCGGAGGCTTCCAGAGCTTCGGCCTGTATGTCGCGCGACGCCATGCGGGCCCGCTCAAGGGCGGAGTTCACCGCGTCCGTCAGCCTGTCACCGGTTGTCGACGCGCTGGCGGCGACCATTTCGCCGGCCCGGAGCGCTTGCTCGACCATCTTGCGGGACTGTTCGAGCTTCTCTTCCATGCGCGTGACCGCAAAGATCAGCTCTTCGCTGCGCTTGGCCGCCTCGACCGACATCTTGTCCAGCGACGACACTTTTTCGGTCAGACTTGCGCTGGCGGTTTGCAGGGTCTCAAGACGGATTTCGAGGGCCTGGTCGGCTTGCGCAATATCGGACGCTGCCGCGCGCGCTGAATCGCGCATCTGAGCGGCCTGGCGCGGGATCGCTTCGCCCATCATCTCGGTCTGTTTACGAATATCAGAGGCCAGCGTTTCGAGCGCCTTGCGCTCATCGCCGAGGCGTCCGGACAGCTCTTTCGCATTATCGGCGGTGACGTAGGATACGCTCTCAAGGCGTTGTCTTTCATCAGAAATTTCACCCGCCATCGCCTTCATCGACGACAAGGCATGCGCCATGGAGCGGTCCACTTCGGACGCCGATTTCTTCATGTGCTCGGCGAAGACTGTCGCGTCGGACCCGGTTTTTTCCATCGGGGCCAGCAGGCGTGCGGCCGCTTCCAGCACCACGGCATTGGTCGAGGCGGCGCGAGAGTTTTCGCGCGCCAGCATGCCAGCCAGCAAGATCATGAAGCCGGGAATGGCGAGGGCGACACCGCCAGCGGCGATCACCGCGGCGGAATATTCGGAGAGCTGTTCGAGGCCGAGCAGGGCTGTGACACCGCCAAAGGCGGCCACCCACCAGGCGAGCGCGAGGCCAAGACCAAGCCAGCCAAACGCCCGTCCCCGGTCACGCGCCTCTTCCAGCGCGGCCAGATGGCGCGATGGCGGAGACGCCGATTGGATCGGCGTCACAGTCGGAAGCGACTCTGGGCGGGGTGTGCGGGTGTCATCCATGGCGGCCAATCTACTCGATACTCGACAATCCTGCGACCAAAAAGTCACAGGCAATGGCCCCAGTCCCTCGACTGCCATTTGGACAGTCACGGTTGGGGCGGTCAACCCATGCATGCATACATTATGCCGCTTTAATGTGAGCTGAACGGGGCCGTTTCGCGTTTTTTACTCCCAAAACGGGAATTTACGGCGCGAGTTTCTCGTAAAGAACATGATCGCGCCACGCCCCATCAAGTAGAAGATGGCGCTCGGCCAGGCCGATTTCGCGAAAGCCAAGGCGCTCGATGAGCGTGCGTGAGCGTTCATTGTGAGGCATGATCGAGGCCTGGACGCGGTGCAGGTCGAACTCACCGAAGGCGAGGTCCAACACATCATCCAGCGCGCGGCGCATCACCGACTGGCCCTCATGGCGCCGGTCCAGCATGTAGCCCAGCACTGCCGACATGAATGGCCCGCGCGTCACCTGGTCGAGATCGATCTTGCCGATCACCTCTTCGCCCTTGTGGATGATGCAGAACCGGTAGGCCTTGTCGTCTTTCCACTCGGCCTTGGCGAGCTTGCAGGCCTCACGCCAGTGACGCGGTGTGA
This window harbors:
- a CDS encoding DUF3772 domain-containing protein, which translates into the protein MRSALKVINGLVFLFALMLAMPAFGQSTISDGALERLSEIETRLDAIAGEIQDLSEAEEAVDDNSALGSRIFRLSSIRDELGTLEQRAMTIRTQSQEALDAVADLLPGKRETADASQSGETASNESPAADTSEPDRLASSELSGVTAPYRELQRRASIAAADARLLAIDASRLSDQITQERETAFVSSVAERGLSPVRPAVWVEGLQTVDDVWNHILRQASAWRQSQIDRGAPYPVLILSLVSFVLLGGLMLLYRAFYRWETKRNTQRRPSRQTVATLAMTSFLLRFSTAFAVVLAIAGVGYLFGIKLFDTPAGQSIAFVMIAVLCMRALVSSVMAPRTTAFRLIGVGDETARAISISFLILVVAFAADSVFTATGVLASPGSALTALRTFCFALLTGGLLVWLAIKLRAKTDTGKSTVRIVIRWLILLLAFTVVVTSLAGYHFLSGYIVERIVLVSIVLMIAILVREFVRAAALKMLSGVVEKRRYASAREQDEADDDTSLINSEFWIKSSVDTIVILALPPFLALAFGMPPAELWTEIKQILSGFDIAGQRISIGGILSALFTVFAIMLATRLIQRTLERQILPKSHISSGAANSLVTLLGYAGVIIAIISAVGVIGFDLSSLAIIAGALSVGIGFGLQSIVSNFVAGLILLFERPFKIGDWIVTPSGEGTVQKINVRATEVLTFDRRSIIVPNAELVSNSFGNWTHKSDVMRVAIAVGVKYGSDTRKVEKLLLEIAESVQYIHKYPQPYVVFKDFADSSVNFELRAFIVADHIVVAPSEVRHEIARVFEREGITIPFPQRDIHFDWPDAPEGLGRQRQGKEDDSGQSKPASDENEKRAASEREDS
- a CDS encoding alpha/beta fold hydrolase, which produces MSKLTIQVFGPVRVIAGGEDVALPASRKTRALLAYLAMTGRLHRRERLCDLLWDLPDDPRGALRWSLSKLRSVFDRDDVTRIVADRERVQFDIEGVDIDFLKMRDIANGNEARPEDLIEAWEMTESELLEDCELPNQPGFSAWLSQQRNEVIRLRVRLARRLAVCPDLPPEASERWADRWLQDAPFDPIAAAYAVDARRGLGREREADALAEDLHQAFEAQGLDAPSFSSPSESSIAPIANTASTDTPDGVLVPTQSIRFAKTEDNALLAWASVGSESNPPLVKAANWLSHLELDWEAPIWSPLFRQLATTFNFVRYDERGCGLSDWDVPDISFETFVSDLERIVDAAGLEKFPLLGISQGAAVSIEYAARHPDKVSHLILFGGYTAGWRHTATPEEAKEREAMMVLTETGWGRQNPAYRHVFSRTFMPDATAEELAWFDEFQKNTTSPENAVRFLEAFSLLDVRDRLKDVQAPTLVIHCRGDMRIPIASGKQIAAELPNAEFLTLESNNHLLLGREPASKIFIEEIERFLKA
- a CDS encoding GNAT family N-acetyltransferase yields the protein MFELVALHETDPKRVAHFLEINRERFQPFAPTRTDHYFTPRHWREACKLAKAEWKDDKAYRFCIIHKGEEVIGKIDLDQVTRGPFMSAVLGYMLDRRHEGQSVMRRALDDVLDLAFGEFDLHRVQASIMPHNERSRTLIERLGFREIGLAERHLLLDGAWRDHVLYEKLAP
- a CDS encoding peptide chain release factor 3, yielding MSLSPAEEAARRRTFAIISHPDAGKTTLTENLLLAGGAIRLAGQVAARGERRRTSSDWMKIERDRGISVSASVMTFEHDDLMFNLLDTPGHEDFSEDTYRTLTAADSAVMVLDAAKGIEPQTLKLFEVCRMRDIPIITFINKMDREALDPLELLDEIQDKLQLDTSPLYWPAASGQRFAGMKDLRKGDFVSYLKKTADQNMEPGPSTRVGMQEARGTLDTMVMDELEEGADLASEALPDFDEQAFREGHMTPVVFGSALRHFGVNELLSTLAEFAPAPRPQSAEKKGEKVTIERSDKGVAGFVFKIQANMDPNHRDRVAFLRLCSGEFKRGMRLKTTENKQLNIHNPLMFLAQDREIAETAYAGDVIGVPNHGQLRVGDSLSENGDIKFKGIPNFAPEILRRARPKDPMKSKHLRKALESLAEEGVTQLFIPALGSDMIVGAVGSLQIDVMAERVAAEYNLEVVFEQATYNVARWISSDDPEKLEAFLEKNRGTTGTDLDGAPVYLAKNAWDVGYAQEKNPDLKFTATKERMV